A single genomic interval of Streptomyces showdoensis harbors:
- a CDS encoding GntR family transcriptional regulator, with protein MTLRISVDQHSTTAPYEQLRAQISESARSGELPVGYKLPTVRGLAEDLGLAANTVAKAYKALEADGVIETRGRNGTFVAAASDAASRLAATAAAAYATEALRLGLTREGAEAAVAEAIRATYDD; from the coding sequence GTGACGCTTCGAATCAGCGTGGACCAGCACTCCACCACCGCCCCGTACGAACAGCTCCGCGCCCAGATCTCGGAGAGCGCCCGCTCCGGGGAGCTGCCCGTGGGGTACAAGCTTCCGACGGTACGGGGCCTCGCGGAGGATCTCGGGCTCGCGGCGAACACGGTCGCCAAGGCGTACAAGGCGCTGGAGGCGGACGGGGTGATCGAGACCCGCGGCCGCAACGGCACCTTCGTCGCGGCGGCCTCCGACGCGGCCTCCCGCCTCGCCGCCACCGCCGCGGCGGCCTACGCGACGGAGGCGCTCCGGCTGGGGCTGACGAGGGAGGGGGCGGAGGCGGCGGTCGCCGAGGCGATCCGGGCGACGTACGACGACTGA
- a CDS encoding serine/threonine-protein kinase: protein MTVIAGRYRLLDVLGEGGMGTVWRARDEVLGREVAVKEVRAPAGLPAEDRERLYARLEREAWAAARVSHRSAVTVYDVVTEDGRPWIVMELVRGLTLAETLEAEGPLPPRRAALIGADVLAALRAAHGAGVLHRDVKPANVLLANDGRVVLTDFGIAAVAGTSPLTMTGELIGSPEYLAPERAMGRTPGLAADLWSLGVLLYAAVEGASPFRRGTALDTLRAVVDEEPAPPERAGALAPVIEGLLRKDPERRMSAEEAEERLRVIGAGGTPSAGPTRAETYGPFPAPLPEGPGGPGGGSGGSGGPHGPSGPATTPLPAPDGPRPGSGERRRGRAALVAGIAALLLVGGGLTYALLRDDGPAPPPAPPGTTSAPTTEAPTTTPPTTPATTPPTSSSSTPATSVVVSVRADRASYEGACPPPREQAPAFTATFTVGGTPATVSYRWITESGEGQDAAWRTLEFAAGGPAERQVTRVQAGYRPDGTLEDRIGVEVRSPVEARSELVAFSVTCEKVTPTGGATTPTGPPATTSAGTPAPGPTPRS from the coding sequence ATGACGGTGATCGCGGGTCGGTACCGGCTCCTGGACGTGCTCGGCGAGGGCGGGATGGGCACCGTCTGGCGGGCCCGGGACGAGGTCCTGGGCCGCGAGGTGGCGGTCAAGGAGGTGCGCGCCCCGGCCGGCCTGCCGGCCGAGGACCGGGAGCGGCTCTACGCCCGCCTGGAGCGCGAGGCGTGGGCCGCCGCGCGGGTGTCGCACCGGAGCGCGGTCACGGTGTACGACGTGGTCACCGAGGACGGCCGCCCCTGGATCGTGATGGAGCTGGTCCGCGGCCTCACCCTCGCCGAGACCCTGGAGGCCGAGGGGCCGCTGCCGCCCCGGCGGGCCGCGCTGATCGGCGCCGACGTGCTCGCCGCGCTGCGCGCCGCGCACGGGGCCGGGGTGCTGCACCGGGACGTCAAGCCGGCCAACGTGCTGCTCGCCAACGACGGCCGGGTGGTGCTCACCGACTTCGGCATCGCGGCGGTCGCGGGCACCTCCCCGCTCACCATGACCGGCGAGCTCATCGGCTCCCCCGAATACCTCGCGCCGGAACGCGCGATGGGGCGCACGCCGGGGCTCGCGGCGGACCTGTGGTCGCTCGGAGTGCTTCTGTACGCCGCCGTCGAGGGGGCCTCGCCGTTCCGGCGGGGCACCGCGCTCGACACCCTGCGCGCGGTCGTGGACGAGGAGCCCGCCCCGCCGGAGCGGGCGGGGGCGCTCGCTCCGGTGATCGAGGGGCTGCTGCGCAAGGACCCGGAGCGGCGGATGTCCGCCGAGGAAGCCGAGGAGCGGCTGCGCGTGATCGGCGCGGGCGGCACCCCGAGCGCCGGACCGACGCGGGCGGAGACGTACGGCCCCTTCCCGGCCCCGCTCCCGGAGGGCCCGGGCGGTCCCGGCGGCGGGTCGGGCGGCTCCGGCGGCCCGCACGGACCGTCGGGTCCCGCGACCACCCCGCTGCCCGCGCCCGACGGTCCGCGGCCCGGCTCCGGGGAGCGGCGGCGCGGGCGCGCGGCGCTCGTCGCGGGGATCGCCGCGCTGCTCCTGGTGGGCGGCGGGCTGACGTACGCGCTGCTGCGCGACGACGGCCCCGCTCCCCCGCCCGCCCCGCCCGGCACGACGAGCGCCCCCACCACGGAGGCCCCGACGACCACGCCGCCGACCACCCCCGCCACCACGCCGCCGACCAGCTCGTCGAGCACGCCCGCGACCTCGGTGGTGGTGTCCGTGCGGGCGGACCGGGCGAGTTACGAGGGCGCCTGTCCGCCGCCGCGGGAGCAGGCGCCGGCCTTCACGGCGACGTTCACGGTGGGCGGGACGCCCGCCACCGTGTCGTACCGCTGGATCACCGAGAGCGGCGAGGGCCAGGACGCGGCCTGGCGGACGCTGGAGTTCGCGGCGGGCGGCCCGGCCGAGCGGCAGGTCACCCGGGTCCAGGCGGGGTACCGGCCGGACGGGACGCTGGAGGACCGGATCGGGGTGGAGGTGCGCTCGCCGGTGGAGGCGCGGTCGGAGCTGGTGGCCTTCTCGGTGACGTGCGAGAAGGTGACCCCGACGGGCGGGGCCACCACTCCCACGGGTCCGCCGGCCACGACCTCGGCCGGTACTCCCGCGCCGGGTCCTACACCGCGTTCCTGA
- a CDS encoding DUF5925 domain-containing protein codes for MSANQGQGAGESAVEPSGTPPERSLPIRLNVDDSDSPSDVVDALFLGRFATGEQPHALSTTLDRVKPAATLLPGGARLLRAAKDDDRSALLAEGEGWTLLVSRWSRGADVTVTATDAELAERVLKEATDGAADEPEPQPENVTMGFWYVSPRRGPHRTTRQIGAGTWDEIRPNYTAPVAGAMDRLMAVTPEDITGRLLLLHGPPGTGKTSALRTLARSWRDWCQVDCVLDPERLFSDVGYLMDIAIGEDEGTAKGRWRLLLLEDCDELIRGEAKHTAGQALSRLLNLTDGLLGQGRNVLVGVTTNEDLERLHPAVVRPGRCLARIEVGPLTRAESVAWLGREEGVGQDGSTLAELFALRRGISAVGMPEQRAAEAGLYL; via the coding sequence ATGTCTGCCAACCAAGGCCAGGGCGCGGGGGAATCGGCCGTGGAACCGTCCGGGACGCCGCCCGAGCGCTCGCTGCCGATCCGGCTGAACGTCGACGACAGCGACTCGCCGTCGGACGTCGTCGACGCGCTGTTCCTGGGACGCTTCGCGACCGGGGAGCAGCCGCACGCCCTGAGCACCACCCTGGACCGGGTGAAGCCCGCCGCCACCCTGCTGCCCGGCGGCGCGCGACTGCTCCGGGCGGCGAAGGACGACGACCGCAGCGCGCTCCTCGCCGAGGGCGAGGGCTGGACGCTGCTCGTCTCCCGCTGGAGCCGGGGCGCGGACGTCACCGTCACCGCGACCGACGCCGAACTCGCCGAGCGGGTGCTCAAAGAGGCGACGGACGGGGCCGCGGACGAGCCCGAACCGCAGCCCGAGAACGTGACCATGGGCTTCTGGTACGTGTCGCCCCGGCGCGGCCCGCATCGGACCACGCGGCAGATCGGCGCGGGCACCTGGGACGAGATCCGCCCCAACTACACGGCGCCCGTCGCCGGGGCGATGGACCGGCTGATGGCCGTCACCCCCGAGGACATCACCGGCCGGCTGCTGCTGCTCCACGGCCCGCCCGGCACCGGCAAGACCTCCGCGCTGCGGACCCTCGCCCGGTCCTGGCGCGACTGGTGCCAGGTCGACTGCGTCCTCGATCCGGAGCGCCTGTTCAGCGACGTCGGCTATCTGATGGACATCGCGATCGGCGAGGACGAGGGCACCGCGAAGGGCCGCTGGCGGCTGCTGCTCCTGGAGGACTGCGACGAGCTGATCCGCGGCGAGGCCAAGCACACGGCCGGCCAGGCCCTCTCCCGGCTCCTCAACCTGACGGACGGTCTGCTCGGCCAGGGCCGCAACGTCCTCGTCGGCGTCACCACCAACGAGGACCTGGAGCGCCTCCACCCCGCCGTGGTCCGCCCCGGCCGCTGCCTGGCCCGGATCGAGGTGGGCCCGCTGACCCGCGCCGAGTCGGTGGCCTGGCTGGGGCGCGAGGAGGGCGTCGGCCAGGACGGCTCGACGCTCGCGGAGCTGTTCGCGCTGCGGCGCGGCATCTCGGCGGTGGGCATGCCGGAGCAGCGCGCCGCCGAGGCGGGGTTGTACCTCTAG
- a CDS encoding SGNH/GDSL hydrolase family protein, translated as MKLSRFTAFTSSLLLGAVLALTGAGAAQAAESAALDYVALGDSYSSGVGSGSYDSASGDCKRSTKAYPVLWKNANAPSSFAFTACSGARTGDVTANQLGPLSTATDLVSVTIGGNDAGFADVMTTCVLQSEATCINRVNQAKGYVDSTLPGNLDSVYSAIRNKAPNARVVVLGYPRFYQLNGTCVAGLSENERRAINDASDYLNAATAKRAANHGFTFASVVPAFTGHEICSSGTAWLHSVNWLNIGESYHPTAAGQSGGYLPSFRNAV; from the coding sequence ATGAAACTGTCCCGTTTTACGGCTTTCACCTCTTCGCTCCTGCTCGGTGCCGTCCTCGCCCTCACCGGGGCGGGAGCCGCGCAGGCCGCCGAGTCCGCCGCCCTCGACTACGTGGCGCTGGGCGACTCGTACTCCTCGGGCGTCGGCTCCGGGAGCTACGACAGCGCGAGCGGCGACTGCAAGCGCTCCACCAAGGCCTACCCGGTCCTCTGGAAGAACGCGAACGCCCCTTCCTCCTTCGCGTTCACCGCTTGCTCGGGCGCTCGAACGGGTGATGTCACGGCCAATCAGCTCGGACCGCTCTCCACCGCCACCGACCTGGTCTCCGTCACGATCGGAGGCAATGACGCCGGTTTCGCCGACGTCATGACCACCTGCGTCCTCCAGTCCGAGGCGACCTGTATCAACCGCGTGAATCAGGCCAAGGGCTACGTCGACTCCACGCTGCCCGGGAACCTCGACTCGGTGTACTCGGCGATCCGCAACAAGGCCCCCAACGCCCGCGTCGTGGTGCTCGGCTACCCGCGCTTCTACCAGCTCAACGGCACCTGCGTGGCCGGCCTGAGCGAGAACGAGCGGCGCGCCATCAACGACGCCTCGGACTACCTCAACGCGGCCACCGCCAAGAGAGCCGCGAACCACGGCTTCACCTTCGCGAGCGTCGTCCCCGCCTTCACCGGGCACGAGATCTGCTCCTCGGGCACGGCCTGGCTGCACAGCGTCAACTGGCTGAACATCGGCGAGTCGTACCACCCGACCGCGGCCGGCCAGTCCGGCGGATACCTGCCCAGCTTCAGGAACGCGGTGTAG